The proteins below are encoded in one region of Lactuca sativa cultivar Salinas chromosome 3, Lsat_Salinas_v11, whole genome shotgun sequence:
- the LOC111906178 gene encoding probable leucine-rich repeat receptor-like protein kinase At1g35710, which translates to MAKQIMSSSYLLFFSLALLIITLSTIPNFASASLEEANALLKWKASLEIPKNSLLSSWISLALNSSASVPCTSWFGVVCNSDGSIQKLNLTSSGLNGTLHRFPFSLLQNLMHFDLSVNNFFGPIPPEIHLLSKLVYLDFSENTFSGVIPPEIGNMHQLTILYLHSNNISGPIPIELGNFKSLTDFKVNNNQISGSIPSSLGNLTSLNVLSLYGNHLSGLIPIELGNLKSLTNLDVSDNQLSGSVPSSLGDLTSLNILNLFQNQLSGPIPTELGNLMSLTHLVVCKNQFNGSIPSSLVNLSNLQWLILSFNKLSGPILSEIGKLKYLTHLSLRTNHLSGFIPSSFGDLTSLNQLYMHENELVGPIPSELGKLKSLTDFKVNNNKISGSIPPEFGNLTQLQRLDLSSNNLVGEIPKEFGKMKSMLDLSLAGNRLSGVIPLELGFCELLEVLDLSKNRLNGSIPTSIGQWAQIHYLNLSNNMLSEKIPSEIGKLVHLTELDLSHNFLMKEIPSEVQSLQSLQKLNLSHNRLSGSIPDVFTNLPRGIDINLSYNELSGIVPLSTNFVNASIGSNPDLCGNITGVKLCPSQIMKKKNDPYHHKLILVIMLSLIGAVLLGVFMYGFIAYQHQKKNSPQKPSDEESGDYFSIISFDGAVVYDDILEATNNFDEAYSIGTGGYGTVYKAELQPNNVVAVKKLHSGSENVDHNGFLNEVRALTNIRHRNIVKLYGYCSHVRHSFLIYEYLENGSLGSILRSDVLSKELDWFKRVNIVKGVANGLAYMHHDCSPPIIHRDISIANILLDSKCEAHISDFGTSKLLKLDSSNWTAIAGTYGYIAPELAFTMVVNEKCDVYSFGVVALEVIMGKHPGDLITSLPTLASDYLVPENVEDSRIPPPSSQVEKQVWLVLSLARACLNSNPLERPTMQQVSNRLMKDLF; encoded by the exons ATGGCAAAGCAAATAATGTCTTCTTCATACTTGTTATTTTTCTCTCTGGCTCTACTAATCATCACACTCTCCACCATACCAAATTTCGCATCTGCTTCTTTGGAGGAAGCCAATGCTCTTCTTAAATGGAAAGCAAGCCTTGAAATCCCAAAAAACTCCTTGCTCTCTTCATGGATTTCCCTCGCTTTGAATTCCAGTGCATCGGTTCCATGCACTTCTTGGTTTGGAGTAGTTTGCAATTCTGATGGGAGCATTCAGAAGTTGAACCTCACATCATCCGGACTAAATGGTACACTTCATCGATTTCCATTCTCTTTGCTACAAAATCTTATGCATTTTGATCTCAGCGTAAACAACTTCTTTGGCCCCATCCCACCAGAAATCCATCTTTTGTCCAAACTTGTATATCTTgatttttcagaaaatacattctCTGGAGTAATCCCACCTGAAATAGGAAACATGCACCAACTAACCATCTTGTACTTACACTCAAACAATATCTCTGGTCCCATTCCCATTGAACTTGGGAATTTTAAGTCTCTCACTGATTTTAAGGTGAACAACAATCAAATTAGTGGTTCTATTCCTTCATCATTGGGTAATTTGACATCTTTGAATGTTCTTTCTTTGTATGGAAATCATCTCTCTGGTCTCATTCCCATTGAACTTGGGAATTTGAAGTCTCTCACTAATCTTGATGTGAGTGACAATCAACTTAGTGGTTCTGTTCCATCATCATTGGGTGATTTGACATCTTTGAATATCCTTAATTTGTTCCAAAATCAACTCTCTGGTCCCATTCCTACTGAACTTGGGAATTTGATGTCTCTCACTCATCTTGTGGTGTGCAAAAATCAATTTAATGGTTCTATTCCTTCATCACTAGTAAACCTCAGCAACCTACAGTGGCTAATCCTCAGTTTTAATAAATTATCAGGTCCCATTCTTAGTGAAATTGGGAAGTTGAAGTATCTCACTCATCTTTCGTTGAGAACAAATCATCTTAGTGGCTTTATTCCTTCATCATTTGGTGATTTGACATCTTTAAATCAACTTTATATGCATGAGAATGAGCTTGTTGGCCCCATTCCTAGTGAACTTGGGAAGTTGAAGTCTCTCACTGATTTTAAGGTGAACAACAATAAAATTAGTGGTTCTATTCCGCCAGAGTTTGGAAATTTAACTCAACTACAAAGACTTGATCTGTCTTCGAATAATTTGGTTGGTGAGATCCCAAAGGAGTTTGGGAAGATGAAAAGTATGTTGGATTTGTCCTTGGCTGGCAACCGACTTTCAGGTGTTATACCTCTAGAGCTTGGATTTTGTGAACTTCTTGAAGTACTCGATCTATCCAAAAATAGATTGAACGGGTCGATTCCAACAAGTATTGGTCAATGGGCACAAATCCACTACTTGAATCTTAGTAATAACATGCTCAGTGAGAAAATTCCATCCGAGATTGGTAAATTAGTTCATCTTACGGAACTTGATTTATCTCATAATTTTCTCATGAAAGAGATACCATCTGAAGTTCAAAGTTTGCAAAGTTTGCAAAAATTGAATCTTTCTCACAATAGACTATCTGGTTCCATTcctgatgtttttacaaatttGCCTCGCGGGATTGATATCAACCTTTCTTACAATGAGCTTTCTGGTATAGTCCCCCTTTCCACTAATTTTGTGAATGCATCCATAGGAAGCAATCCAGATTTGTGTGGGAATATCACGGGAGTGAAACTTTGTCCAAGTCAGATTATGAAGAAGAAAAATGATCCATATCATCATAAGCTTATCCTTGTAATTATGCTCTCTCTTATTGGGGCTGTTTTACTTGGTGTATTCATGTATGGCTTCATTGCTTATCAACATCAAAAGAAAAATTCTCCACAAAAACCATCAGACGAAGAAAGTGGTGATTATTTCTCCATAATAAGTTTTGATGGAGCAGTAGTGTATGATGACATCTTGGAAGCAACGAATAATTTTGATGAAGCATACTCCATTGGGACCGGAGGATATGGGACTGTGTACAAAGCCGAGCTACAACCTAACAATGTGGTAGCTGTCAAGAAACTCCACTCAGGGTCTGAGAATGTTGACCATAATGGATTCCTTAACGAGGTACGAGCGTTAACAAACATAAGGCATCGAAACATAGTGAAACTCTATGGATATTGCTCCCATGTTCGTCACTCATTTTTGATTTATGAATACCTTGAAAATGGAAGCCTTGGATCAATCTTAAGAAGTGATGTCTTATCAAAAGAATTGGATTGGTTTAAACGGGTAAACATTGTAAAGGGTGTAGCTAATGGTTTGGCTTATATGCATCACGACTGCTCACCTCCAATAATTCATAGAGACATATCCATAGCCAACATCCTTCTTGATTCTAAGTGTGAGGCACATATTTCTGATTTTGGCACATCCAAGCTTTTAAAGCTCGATTCATCCAACTGGACCGCAATTGCAGGCACCTATGGTTATATCGCACCAG AGCTTGCTTTTACGATGGTGGTAAATGAGAAATGCGATGTTTATAGCTTTGGAGTTGTTGCACTAGAAGTTATAATGGGAAAGCATCCTGGAGATCTCATAACATCTTTACCAACATTGGCTTCTGATTATCTGGTGCCAGAAAATGTGGAAGATAGTCGGATACCTCCTCCCTCATCCCAAGTTGAGAAACAAGTTTGGCTGGTTCTGAGTCTCGCAAGAGCATGTTTGAACTCCAATCCACTTGAAAGACCAACAATGCAGCAAGTTTCCAATCGGTTAATGAAGGATCTGTTTTGA
- the LOC111906180 gene encoding probable leucine-rich repeat receptor-like protein kinase At1g35710 produces the protein MSSSNLLFFFLALLIITLYTIPNFASASLEEANALLKWKSSLQIPKNSLLSSWIPLPLNSSASVPCTSWFGVVCNADGSTQKLNLTSSGLKGTLHQFSFSLLHNLTHFNLSLNNFYGPIPSEIQLLSKLIHLDFSENNFSGVIPPEIGTLHQLTILYLYSNNISGSIPSSLGNLKYLSELFMSHNQLSGSIPLSLAKLSNLQILYLGVNKLSGSIPIELGNFKSLTKLGLSSNQLTGSIPSSLGNLTSLNLLYLHTNQLSGPIPVDLGNSKSLTDLAVNENQLNGSIPSSLGNLTSLNLLYLHTNQLSGPIPFELGNLKSLTNLGLSNNQLSGSIPSSLGNLTSLNLLYLHTNQLSGPIPVDLGNSKSLTDLAVNENQLNGSIPSSLGNLTSLNVLYLHTNQLSGPIPVDLGNSKSLTDLAVNENQLNGSIPSSLGNLTSLNLLYLHTNQLSGPIPVDLGNSKSLTDLAVNENQLNGSIPSSLGNLTSLNLLYLHTNQLSGPIPVELGNLKSLNKLNVGDNQLSGSIPSSLANLSNIQWLNLGGNKLSGPIPSELGKLKSLTHLSVSRNQNNGFIPSSFGDLTFLNFLYIHHNELVGPIPSELGKLKSLTDFKVNNNKISGSIPSEFGNLTQLQRLDLSSNHLVDEIPKEFGKMKNMLEVYLAGNHLSGVIPLELGFCELLEVLDLSKNRLNGSIPTSIGQWEHIHYLNLSNNKLSEKIPSEIGKLVHLTDLDLSQNFLTKEIPAEVQSLQSLQNLDFSHNRLSGSIPDAFVNLPRGIDINLSFNKLSGPVPLSANFVNASIESNPNLCGNITGLKLCPSQIMKKKNDPFHHKLILVITLPLIGAVLLGVFMYCLISYQQQKKKSPQKPTDKESGNYFSITSFHGKVVYAEILKATNDFDEAYCIGTGGYGTVYKAELQPDNAVAVKKLHSSSENVDHNGFLNEVRALTNIRHRNIVKLYGYCSHVSHSFLIYEYLENGSLGSILRSDVLAKELDWLKRVNIVKGLANGLAYMHHDCSPPIIHRDISIANILLDSDCEAHISDFGTSKLLKLDSSNWTAIAGTYGYIAPELAYTMVANEKCDVYSFGVVAIEVIMGKHPGDLITSFPTLSADYLVPATVGDSRIPPPSS, from the exons ATGTCTTCTTCAAACTTGTTATTTTTCTTTCTGGCTCTACTAATCATCACACTCTACACCATACCAAATTTCGCATCTGCTTCTTTGGAGGAAGCCAATGCTCTTCTTAAATGGAAATCAAGCCTTCAAATCCCAAAAAACTCCTTACTATCTTCATGGATTCCCCTCCCTTTGAATTCCAGTGCATCGGTTCCATGCACTTCTTGGTTTGGAGTAGTATGCAATGCTGATGGGAGCACTCAGAAGTTGAACCTCACATCATCTGGATTAAAGGGTACGCTTCATCAATTTTCATTCTCTTTGCTACACAATCTTACGCATTTTAATCTCAGTCTGAACAACTTCTATGGCCCCATCCCATCAGAAATCCAACTTTTGTCCAAACTTATCCATCTTGATTTTTCTGAGAATAATTTTTCTGGAGTAATCCCACCTGAAATAGGAACCCTGCACCAGCTAACCATCTTGTACCTATATTCAAACAATATATCTGGTTCAATTCCTTCATCCTTGGGCAATTTGAAGTATCTCAGTGAACTTTTCATGAGCCACAATCAACTTAGTGGTTCTATTCCTTTATCTCTAGCAAAGCTGAGTAACCTACAGATTCTGTACCTAGGTGTGAATAAATTATCTGGTTCCATTCCTATTGAACTTGGGAATTTTAAGTCTCTCACTAAGCTTGGTCTGAGCTCCAATCAACTTACTGGTTCTATTCCTTCATCATTGGGTAATTTGACATCTTTGAATCTCCTTTATTTGCACACCAATCAGCTCTCTGGTCCCATTCCTGTTGACCTTGGGAATTCGAAGTCTCTCACTGATCTTGCTGTGAATGAGAATCAACTTAATGGCTCTATTCCTTCATCATTGGGTAATTTGACATCTTTGAATCTCCTTTATTTGCACACCAATCAACTCTCTGGTCCCATTCCTTTTGAACTTGGGAATTTGAAGTCTCTCACTAATCTTGGTCTGAGTAACAATCAACTTAGTGGTTCAATTCCTTCATCATTGGGTAATTTGACATCTTTGAATCTCCTTTATTTGCACACCAATCAGCTCTCTGGTCCCATTCCTGTTGACCTTGGGAATTCGAAGTCTCTCACTGATCTTGCTGTGAATGAGAATCAACTTAATGGCTCTATTCCTTCATCATTGGGTAATTTGACATCTTTGAATGTCCTTTATTTGCACACCAATCAGCTCTCTGGTCCCATTCCTGTTGACCTTGGGAATTCGAAGTCTCTCACTGATCTTGCTGTGAATGAGAATCAACTTAATGGCTCTATTCCTTCATCATTGGGTAATTTGACATCTTTGAATCTCCTTTATTTGCACACCAATCAGCTCTCTGGTCCCATTCCTGTTGACCTTGGGAATTCGAAGTCTCTCACTGATCTTGCTGTGAATGAGAATCAACTTAATGGCTCTATTCCTTCATCATTGGGTAATTTGACATCTTTGAATCTCCTTTATTTGCACACCAATCAACTCTCTGGTCCCATTCCTGTTGAACTTGGGAATTTGAAGTCCCTTAATAAGCTTAATGTGGGCGACAATCAACTTAGTGGTTCTATTCCTTCATCACTAGCAAACCTCAGCAACATACAGTGGCTGAACCTTGGTGGTAATAAATTATCTGGTCCCATTCCTAGTGAACTTGGGAAGTTGAAGTCTCTCACTCATCTTTCGGTGAGCAGAAATCAGAATAATGGTTTTATTCCATCATCATTTGGTGATTTgacatttttaaattttctttatATACATCACAATGAGCTTGTTGGTCCTATTCCTAGTGAACTTGGGAAGTTGAAGTCCCTCACTGATTTTAAGGTGAACAACAATAAAATTAGTGGTTCTATTCCATCAGAGTTTGGCAATTTAACTCAACTACAAAGACTTGATTTGTCTTCGAATCATTTGGTTGATGAGATCCCAAAGGAGTTTGGGAAGATGAAAAATATGTTGGAAGTGTACTTGGCAGGCAACCATCTTTCAGGTGTTATACCTCTAGAGCTTGGATTTTGTGAACTCCTTGAAGTACTCGATCTATCCAAAAACAGATTGAATGGGTCGATTCCAACAAGTATCGGTCAATGGGAACACATCCACTACTTGAATCTTAGTAATAACAAGCTCAGTGAGAAAATTCCATCCGAGATTGGTAAATTAGTTCATCTTACAGACCTTGATTTATCTCAGAATTTTCTCACAAAAGAGATACCAGCTGAAGTTCAAAGTTTGCAGAGTTTGCAAAATTTGGATTTTTCTCACAATAGACTGTCTGGTTCTATTCCTGATGCTTTTGTAAATTTGCCTCGTGGTATTGATATCAACCTTTCTTTCAATAAGCTCTCAGGTCCAGTCCCCCTTTCAGCTAACTTTGTGAATGCGTCCATAGAAAGCAATCCAAATTTGTGTGGGAATATTACGGGATTGAAACTTTGTCCAAGTCAGATTATGAAGAAGAAAAATGATCCCTTTCATCACAAGCTCATCCTTGTAATTACGCTTCCTCTTATCGGGGCTGTTTTACTTGGTGTATTCATGTATTGCCTCATTTCTTATCAACAACAAAAGAAAAAGTCTCCACAAAAACCAACGGACAAGGAAAGTGGCAATTATTTCTCTATTACAAGTTTCCATGGAAAAGTAGTGTATGCTGAAATCTTGAAGGCAACAAATGATTTCGATGAAGCATACTGCATTGGGACCGGAGGATATGGGACTGTGTACAAAGCCGAGCTACAACCTGACAATGCGGTAGCTGTCAAGAAACTTCACTCATCATCTGAGAATGTTGACCATAATGGATTCCTTAATGAGGTACGAGCATTAACGAACATAAGGCATCGAAACATAGTGAAACTATATGGATATTGCTCCCATGTTAGCCACTCATTTTTGATTTATGAATACCTTGAAAATGGAAGCCTTGGATCAATCTTAAGAAGCGATGTCTTAGCAaaagaattggattggttgaaaaGAGTAAATATTGTAAAGGGCTTAGCTAATGGTTTGGCTTATATGCATCACGACTGCTCACCTCCTATAATTCATAGAGACATTTCTATTGCCAACATCCTTCTTGATTCTGATTGTGAGGCACATATTTCTGATTTTGGCACATCCAAGCTTTTGAAACTCGATTCATCCAACTGGACCGCAATTGCAGGCACCTATGGTTATATCGCACCAG AGCTTGCTTATACGATGGTGGCAAATGAGAAATGCGATGTTTATAGCTTTGGAGTTGTTGCAATAGAAGTGATAATGGGAAAGCATCCCGGAGATCTCATAACATCTTTTCCAACATTGTCTGCTGATTATCTGGTGCCAGCAACCGTGGGAGATAGTCGGATACCTCCTCCCTCATCATAA
- the LOC111906182 gene encoding THO complex subunit 4D has translation MASLDMSLDDMIKSRRNTERGRGRGGARRGRGQGRPTATGPPRKGPLRVNSAPPSAHTIAKSFRRPKPLPWQRDLLEDSLKAAGLPGLDNAAKLYVSNLDIGVTNEDIRELFSEIGELNRYAIHYDKSGRPNGTAEVIFARRNDAFQAFKRYNNVQLDGKPMKIEIVGSKSDAPLSPRVNLVGGVNGQRTVVMMPGVARGRGGGAFNRTSGRRTRGGIKSSRGGGVVNKRGGGGGRGRGGGGRARGRGRKAAGGDKSVDELDKELEKYHAMQT, from the exons ATGGCATCATTGGATATGTCTCTTGATGATATGATTAAAAGCAGGCGCAATACTGAGAGAGGTAGAGGGCGAGGTGGGGCCCGCCGGGGGCGTGGACAAGGAAGACCCACAGCCACAGGGCCACCTCGCAAAGGCCCCCTCAGGGTGAACTCTGCTCCGCCATCAGCTCACACCATTGCCAAG TCTTTTCGCAGACCCAAGCCTTTGCCATGGCAGCGTGACTTGTTGGAAGACAGCCTCAAAGCAGCAGGTCTACCTGGATTGGATAATGCTGCAAAATTATATGTCTCCAATTTAGACATTGGAGTCACCAATGAAGATATAAGG GAACTGTTTTCTGAGATTGGAGAGCTGAATAGATATGCTATTCATTATGACAAAAGTGGTCGTCCAAAT gGAACAGCTGAAGTGATATTTGCAAGAAGAAATGATGCATTTCAAGCGTTTAAACGTTACAACAATGTACAGCTGGATGGGAAGCCAATGAAGAttgagattgttgggtcaaagtcgGATGCTCCTCTTTCGCCACGTGTCAATCTGGTTGGAGGAGTGAATGGACAGCGGACAGTTGTCATGAT GCCTGGAGTGGCTCGTGGAAGAGGAGGCGGTGCATTTAATCGTACATCTGG TCGGAGAACCCGTGGTGGCATAAAGAGTAGCCGTGGTGGTGGTGTTGTAAACAAGCGTGGCGGTGGCGGTGGTCGTGGTAGGGGCGGTGGTGGTCGTGCGCGGGGGAGAGGGAGGAAGGCGGCGGGgggtgacaagtcggttgatgaACTTGATAAGGAACTGGAGAAGTATCATGCCATGCAGACCTAA
- the LOC111906199 gene encoding citrate-binding protein yields MNSHSNFMFYISLVFLFVYKAMGSEPIDTTLGFVSQPLGRSNFRIQKPYDLPVDQRYSFIKGVHKLWVFKTDKPHSRKSKTNPRTEIRIQGYDYSSGVWQFEAYGYVPSGTTGVSVMQVFGSKPPYATTTMLTVYNNNLYYYRRNVILSNLYNKWFRLNVIHDVEGNSVKIYINGVLRLEDRPGRSGPNVHHYFKCGVYSQNDGSSYMESRWKDIKIFRLSD; encoded by the exons ATGAACTCTCACTCAAATTTCATGTTCTACATTTCACTGGTTTTTCTCTTTGTATACAAAGCCATGGGGAGCGAACCTATTGATACCACCTTAGGGTTTGTATCACAACCACTCGGTCGTTCCAATTTCCGTATACAAAAGCCATATGATCTTCCAGTTGACCAACGATACAGCTTTATCAAAGGAGTCCACAAGCTTTGGGTATTCAAGACAGATAAACCTCATTCAAGGAAAAGCAAAACCAACCCACGTACTGAAATTCGCATTCAA GGTTATGATTACTCTTCGGGTGTTTGGCAATTCGAAGCATATGGATATGTGCCTAGTGGCACTACCGGGGTGAGCGTAATGCAAGTTTTTGGGTCAAAACCCCCGTATGCTACAACCACAATGCTTACAGTATATAATAATAATCTTTACTATTACAGAAGAAATGTTATTCTTTCTAATCTATACAACAAGTGGTTTCGTTTAAATGTTATACATGATGTGGAAGGCAACAGTGTTAAAATCTATATAAATGGGGTTCTTAGACTTGAAGATCGACCTGGACGTAGTGGACCCAACGTACATCATTATTTCAAGTGTGGAGTCTACTCGCAAAATGATGGCTCCTCCTATATGGAATCCCGTTGGAAGGATATTAAAATCTTCAGACTAAGTGATTAA